The Brassica napus cultivar Da-Ae chromosome C1, Da-Ae, whole genome shotgun sequence DNA segment caacagggatgttttctagtacaccgactggtcttcgcactgatcggtcagcaaggaccaaggagatccttgtaggtttgtagttcgtcatgcctagcctctcagagacagagaaaggcattaGGCTCACTCCTGAACCCAGATCGCAGAGACTCCTCTCAAAGGTAAGTGATCCAATGCGGCATGGTAGAACAAATGCTCCGGGATCTTCACGCTTTTTAggcatgacattttgtagaactgcgctacattcctcattgagcatcaacacaccacgctctaggctcatcttatcggtaagaatctccttcatgtaccttttaagagaaggtaccatcttcaccgcttcaacgaatggcaatctcacatgtaactccccaacaaggttctttagcttctcgtactcacgttctttgatcttctgccttggtctggatgggtatggagccttaggaacataagcaggaggcgccacatacacctcttcaggttcagaggaatttggcttcgttgacacgggatcggtcgatccacatggaccggatcggtcgatctccgtccccttggatcggtcgatctgttcctgagatcggtcgatctttCTTATTCGATCCCTCAATcgtttttccactcctaagtgttacagcattcacaaactccttgggattcgtctctgacttccctggtagaaatccaggtgctgttctgctgctggaggcggtttgagcaacttgcttttccaaaactttcaaatgggtgttcaaagcttcaaacttcccattaagctctccatacatgttatccaccttggtgtttatctctgcagtgctattcttctgaccttctagcaccatttgcagcatcttcttaatttcgttatccTGAGAAGACTGTGACGAAGAGGCATTCCCTTGAttctggtagttgttgtactgctgcctttgctgaaatcctgagttgcccgagttgttcccctgatattgatttctgttctgatatccttggttgaacacactctggttctgattctggttctgcctgtttcctgcctgagggtaggactgatgttgtggattctccacattgttgctccggtaagacagattattttgctgattttgactccatccaaggttctgattgtagcctctgttgtagtttccttgaccaccaatgtagttcacatcagcttgcatatcatctgaatcatcaccaacagtttcttgtgaggaacgatagccttgctcctccacaaatttcacagatttctgatctctcttgagaagcatctcaatcttggcattcagctcatctatcttcttggattcataaccaacacccttctggctggtgtcaaaccttgacttgcggtttgctttgctggatgacaggttgttcagcaaggtgtaagcttcttcaacagtcttggtcatgaaatcaccattacttgctgtgtccatggcatcttgactctcttcatgaactccattatagaaaatgttcagcaagctcacatcagtgtaaccatggtgagggcagtcctgtgtgtactccttgaaacgctcccaagcctcatgaaagctttctgaatcaagctgctgaaagcttccaattctgcttctcagatatgtggaccttgacttggtgaagaaatgctgtagaaaagcagctcttgtctcttcccatgtagtaagagatcctggagggatggactttaaccatctgatagctttatcagctaaggaaaacgggaacaacctgcatttcaaagcgccttgaggaactccattatgtctgctggtgtcacagactcgctcaaaatgctccaagtgatacatcgggtcctcagacgggtttccatgaaacggatttttctccaccaaattaatgagaccagtcttgatctcaaagtctcttctctcaatgggaggtgggcgaatcccagaacgatcggcatagaatgcatctggtgtatcataatgtgcaagcgtcatcctaggcatgccatagtctccagcctgttgtcttgcagctacaccagcctgctgattatcaccagcattgttgccttctcgttcatctacaggaattggattttgcgggttgtcctgaaactggtcttcttggtgttcagccatttcaacctcttcagcggactcaagtcttttctttttcacttgtctctctaggcggccgagctctaactccaaaggtattaaattcgatgatcctttgcttctagtatgaaatccgctcattcacctgaaaacacaaacagaaagagaaagacagaaacattagacaaaataaaaatgctatagtcttaaactgatcattaactctagggtgaccaaatggtccccggcaacggcgccaaaaacttgatgtgtcgagttttaacccgattatctaactgcaagtgcacagtaaagtacgcagtagtaatgcgggatcgaatccacagggaccgatgatcacacgtagagttgcagacaagttaatagctacagcgaacgaagatatatttttgatgttttttatttaattttctttagtgtcacaaaacataaacaagctgtaaaaagatgatttaaacgatttgaaaactattttaaaacaaacgttgggcattgggaattctcagggatttctttttaatcaagatacaattaatggcagacacagggatatattaagaaccgtctagaactcaaacacgatattagaattaacctacttccgtagcgctaattctctatgttatagaaatctccacactaacttccgctgagtttcaatttctaaacaagcattaagaacaggttcaatatgttcacaaagcgcaataacatcaacttccgagggttaaggacactttgctcatctaaagtattttcggaagttcaaacaatcactttcggtgcatcaaacaatctgatatcatgaactaagtgatcaattcagttcaagcagtaagaaatccattagatgaagaaccaaaacgtaatcccttagtctacacacgttttatgaatcaaaacatcaagaaatcccctatgagaacccctaaacccaactagatgactactcacacataactaagcaagaacaacacgattttgatgaagaaaacatgataagattgtattaaaacagagtaaaggttcagaagatcttctccaaatggttttgagatgaactcctttacaaatcttcacaaatcacacaaaacaagttacaaaactctcaaatctctctcaagaacttttaaatctccttcttggtcgtctctggtcttttctgagtcccCAAAAGTCGAGAGTTTTTTTccattattgaggggagtgggtaaaaaggagtgaaaagctcgttggtgcgtgtggagcccgtagagcgtgggatcggtcgatccacatggaccggatcggtcgatccacatggaccggatcggtcgatctagtgcatgaaaCCGTAGCGACAAGTTCTGCTTTTCTTCTTAGctctggatcggtcgatccacagacaatggatcggtcgatctatgtcctgtgcgatcaatacttctcattcggtccattgttcggtccatcttgcttctgaataaatcccgaatgcgttcttttcttgcaagctatctagtaacctgcatattacacttaagaacaccaaaacgcatcaaatagaccaaaacattaattaaaaccgaccatttaattgctccaaaacgagtttaaaaccgttaaaaacacggaatatcataTATGTCAGCTTCTTCTAGAtagaaaagtttttaaaaatatgtaacaaAAGAGACctgttttaaaagaaatgttGTCAAATCTAGAAAGATTGTTATTTGCATGATTGCAGTCTTTGATGCTTGGTCTCGATGATGATCGTCTGGTAAATCGTCTCTCAGACATACAACAAAACAAGcaattcattttcatttttaatgtatatatttttatgtatcttTCTGATTGTTACTACCAGAAGATTATTGGTTACTCCATTTTCATGGATGGTTTTTGAACTTGGAATCCAAGATGGCAAAAGGGTTTcctgaaagaaaaaataagaacAAAATGCTTGGCCTTTGAAGAAACCAAATTTGAATCTGGTCTCTTTTGGccccaaaagaagaagaaacaacaaaaaatagaattaattTTTCCTACTAAGAACTTTTATATGTTGgattgtttattttatgtttacttgTTATTTTTCTTGAGAAAGGCAAAATAAATTGATGGCGAAGAATCCATTGGAAGAGAATTAAGATCAAATAAtctaattttgattatatatatatgtgtttatccatttcctttttcctattaataccctcttctaaatttgatatttcaGATGTCTTACAGGAATTTTTAAAGAAGAATTAATCATCATGGATATAGTACCCGATTTAAAGTCAGTTACAAACATTTACACCAAAATGGGATATAAAGGTTCACAAGAACACCATGGTTCTAACCACTAAGGAAACTTATATTGCTTTTGCCATCACCTTTTTTGGAATAGAGGCAGGAAGCTATCTGAGTCAAATTCATAACCACTATTGCCTAAATATTATCTCAGATTGGCTCAAGAAATTTTAGAGTAGCAAAGAGAGAAGAGGATCCTTTTTTTACTACAACACAAAATACAAGTTTACTAAATTTGATTACTCCTAAGTTTAATCAAGATAGCTAATATCTAACGAAGTGTTTTATCATGTGGTTACTCCTGATGAAGCCAGGGATATACCCTTTGTGCATGTTTTAATGAGGTGATGAATATCATTTCCCAGATCTTTAAAGCTCCCATAGTCCAGAGTTTATGTTGTATTTGTAAAAATCATTGCGAAATAAACACttgatatatgattattttgtaaaatttaccatataaactttaaataaatatattataagtattattgtattaaatgtaatatttaaagTGAAAGTATGAACATGGTATAAAATTATCAAGAAATGAACaatatatagatttatattGGTTTAGTAAGACTATAagagtaaaaaaattaatctattttaGGTTAACTTTCATAAGATGATATTGAAAAATCTAATAGTTAATAATGATAAATACTAATATTAAAGATGTTACTTGATTAACATAggaatgtaaattatatatcagAAAATTTTCATTATAATATTGTGTGTACTAGTGTGTTCTTCAAACTGATAGATTGACATTGactcttaagaaaaaaatattatctattaTACCAAAAAAACTATAGAAATTTCAAAAGATCTGAGTTTTAAAACTTCTTtattagaaacaaaaataattaattaaagagACAGTGTTTTGTATAGAAGATTGCAATAGACATTAGATAAAGGTAAAATAGATAACTATGATACAAGTTGCTCTAGCTAATTCAACAATATTTCAAATTACATATGATATCTTCTATTTTGGCAATCAAAACCTCAACAATATTTATACTATATTGGATATTATAGGAAGATACAACATTTCTTGAGGTTAAGTTTGGCAAGGATATAGTTATGTTATGTGGTGTACAATGATTGTGCAATTGAGAATGAAACATGTGCTGTATTTTTATTAGCTATTGTGATTCTTGATATTTTCATCCCAAAACAAACACTTATATgcatattttgttaaatttatcATATGAACTTCACATAAATCTCTTATAAGTTTTATTGCATTAAATGTAATAATTAAATGGAACGTATTATAATTATCTAATAATTATTAAGAAATGTGTATTGGTCATCAAATACTGATTGTCTTTGGAACCTTGAACAGCAAGAGTGGTTTGACAATGTGCTCTGCTGCAAAAGTGTACACATCAAGGCATCCAGCTCAGCTAAAACAGAAGCCAACCTATATCCACCTTCTTTTTCTCTCCatcatttgaaaataaattgagagtataaaaaaatttatagttgcagtttcaatttttttttgcccagTCGGTGGACTATATGCATCAACTGCaatcacccaaaaaaaaaaaagtataatgaGACACACGTACAAACCTGAGAGATACCGAGCAAAGTCACTTGGAGAATTTGCAGCCATGCCAGAAACGTCAATACAATCAAACTCTATTTCCTTCATCTTCCAATACTGGTTCCAAACCCATTCTTGTGGAATCATATCTCTCAATAATTTGATATATTGATAGACATAATTAATCATTTCATACTTCTGTCAAATCAATAGTTATCATTAGCTCTTGACAAAgtatttcaaaacttaaatacaGATGTAGAAAATAAGGCATATGAGTTATAGAATATGTTACCTTTTTCAAGCCCGAGTTAGTGAGATACAATGAAAAGCTAAATAAACGGCCTCCTGATCTGTAATCGCCTAGATGACCCTCAAGAGAGACTTCTATATCAGCTACCCAGTCTTTCTCTTTGAAGAATCCATACAAGCTTTCTTTACTTTCTGCAAATTAGTCAACATGATTTAATATATGACTAGCTAAACCACTGCAATAAACATCAAGAGATAAGACAGAAGATAGACAATATTACTCACGTACGGTTACTTAAAACTTCAATTAGATACACTTCTGGCATTTCTAGATGGTTGTTTTCTGAGTAAGGAGGAAGCATCCAAACAAGCTGAAGAGCAGTCAAACCTTCGACACTTTCTATAACATGCAATTTACTTGCATCCCATATGGGCTTTGGTGGATTGATTGCATGCATACTTTTTGGTCCATCCTTAACACCATCAAAGTACTTCCTTACCCAACGTTCAAGGTCAGTGAGTGAATCtgcaaaattaataatattaatatcaaATTAATACAATTGtgaaatgcaaaattaattaaaatttagaacTGAATTTAGCACAAAGAACCTCCTCCTATGACACAGAGTTTCATTGAACCACCATGGTAGTGATCagcaaaaaatgtttttgttcttGTAAGGAGAGCGTTCATGTTCTTACTGTGAGAATGACTTATTTACGAGATTAAAAGAGAATATTAGTGAGAAAGACTTAACAAAAATAAGGGAGTATATGACAAGttgtgagagagaaagagaatggGAAGAACTTGTTTGATTCAAGTTAATTAAAATTGTGTTACAACACACTCAATATATAGACACAAACATTATCCTACGTAACAAGAGTAAATGATAAACTAATCTATGGTGTGTCATGCACTTCTTCCACTCAGACTAGTGCATAATGCACTTCTTCCATCCAGAATGGTGTTTCACGCACTTATTCCACTTCAGGCTAGTGCTTGGGCCACCTCACGCACTTCCTCCACTTGGTGTTTCACGTACATCTTCCACCCATACCTCAAGTAATTCATTATTCTAATGTTGCAGTGTAATTCATTATTCTAATGTTGCAGTATTCTCTTTAATCTTTAtgcttcatctcaacactccccctcaagcttgaccatatgaAACAAGTCAAGTTTGGAAgtcatgaagcattccctcattaaaaacttaGCCGGATAAAACCACATGGGATAAAACCCCagccaaggaaaaagagtagaacacttcatgaagGAGAGAATTAATGAGATGAGAGTTTCGTGAGTCCAAGCTTTGAATGAATGAACTCACAGACTTTTTGGCTCGCAGCTTTGGTGAAGATATCTGCTAGCTGCTCTTCACTTCTCGTATAACATGGCAGGATGATCTGTTGCTCAACGGCCTGCCTAactttgtgacaatccacttcaatatgTTTGGTCCGCTCATGGAACACATTGTTTGAGGCTATATGAATGGCCGcctgattatcacaatgcatggtgatGGGAGCTTTGGTTTCAATTCCCAAGCCTGTCAGTAGGTTCCTTATCCAAATCAGCTCACTAGTAAGTTTTCTCATTAccctatactcagcttcagcactagaACATGAAACtatcttctgcttcttgctcttccaagtgaccagattACCTCCAATGAGTGTACAGTATCCAGTAGTAGACCTCATGTCCTTCCTATCTCCAGCCCAGtctgcatcacaatacccaactatCTCGGTGCTCTTGTTGCAACCTAGCCAAACTCCTTGCCCTGGTGCCTCTCTAAGGTATCTCATAatcctttccaccatgttccaatggTACATCTTTGGCGCTTGCATATGTTGACtgacttggttcacagcaaaacatacaTCCGGccttgtgatggttagatagataaGATTTCCCACCATTCTTCTATAGTGTTTCATATCTTCATATGGCTTGTCTTCTATCTCCCCCTCATGCATTACTTTGTAGCCTTCTTCTAATGGTGTTTTGGCTGTTCTTCCTCCTAGATCACCAGCTTCTTTAAGTATATCAAGCgtgtactttctttgggacatgaacataCCCTCCTTGGACCTACACATCTCAATGCCGAAGAAATACTTTAGCTCTCCTAAGTCTTTAATGTCAAAGGTTGCCTTGAGGAACTCTTTTGTTGATGCAATCCCATTTTTATCACTGCCAGTGATGATGATGTCGTCCACATAGATCAGTATGACAATGATTCCTTGGTTGCTTGTGAGGGTGAAGAGAGTATGGTCGGCCTCAGATTTTGTAAATCCTTTCCCATTCAAGGTTGTGCTCAGCTTatggtaccaagctcttggagaTTGCTTCAAACCGTAGATAGCTTTTCTTAGTCTCAAAACATTTCCAGGTTTAACCATGCCTTCCATACCAGGTGGTGGTCTCATgtacacttcatcttcaagctccccttgtagaaatgcattcttgacatctatttgccaaagatcccactctaGGTTCACGGCAATGGACAAAAGAATCCTGATGGTATGGAGTTTGGCTACTGGTGCGAATGTCTCAAGGTAGTCTTCTCCATATACTTGTGTATAGCCTCTAGCCACAAGCCTGgttttcttcctctccggctTCCCATTTGCCAAGTATTTGATGGTGAACAGCAGCATGCTTGTAATGACTTTCTTGCCTTTGGGAAGTTCACACTCAAACCAGGtttcattcttgatcatggcaccAATTTCATCTCCCACTGAGTCTCTCCACTCATCTATctccatagcttcttcatagtTTCTTGGAATAAATTCTTGGTCCACACTAGTCATGAAGGCTTTGTGGTTGATAGGGAATTGAACTAGAGAACATGGATTTTGAGTAGGGTGTGCCACGGCTTGTGAGTTGTAGTGCAGTCTCGTGTTCACCCAGTTTGATGGAGGATATCTGATCCTAGTGCTTCTTCTTAATGGTTGGACAGTTGTTGTAGTTTCAACATCCGTAGATTGTTCTTCACTGCCTCCTAATCCTTCTGGTTGCTCTTCTTGGTCATGAGTAGCTGTGTTGTCCGGTTGTGACTCAGTTTGATTCCCCCCCTCAGGATCAAGAGGAGCTTCCTCAGCAACTTCATTAATAGGACCCTCTTGGTCATCTTCCCCAGCCACTTCATTAACAGGACCCTCTTGGTCCCTTTCTTCGGTTGCGTATGGGTTGGTGGATTGTGGCTGAACTTCAGCTTCTCTTCTCGGTATTCTAATGCCAATGTTTTCCATAACTATCCTCAAGTTCTCAGCTCTGTCTGAGGCAGATTGAGACAAGTCTTTCACTTCATCCCAgctcttttcttcatagtatccttttGCCTCAACAAACTTCACGTCTCTAGATACTAAGACCCTCCTGGTATCCAgtacatagcatttgtatcctttttgTTGAGGAGAGTAGCCAATAAACATGGCCCGGGTGCTCTTAGGTTCCAGCTTGTTCCTTTTCTCTCCTGGTATCAACACAAAGCACAAGCAACCAAATACCCGAAGGTGATCTATAGACGGATGGTTCTTGTTTAATACCTCATGTGGTGACTGATCTTGTAATACCTTGGTTGGTATTTTGTTAATTAGATAGcaggcaacaaaaaaaaaaaatgttgagaTGAAGCATAAAGATTAAAGAGAATACTGCAACATTAGAATAATGAATTACACTGCAACATTAGAATAATGAATTACTTGAGGTATGGGTGGAAGATGTACGTGAAACACCAAGTGGAGGAAGTGCGTGAGGTGGCCCAAGCACTAGCCTGAAGTGGAATAAGTGCGTGAAACACCATTCTGGATGGAAGAAGTGCATTATGCACTAGTCTGAGTGGAGGAAGTGCATGACACACCATAGATTAGTTTATCATTTACTCTTGTTACGCAGGATAATGTCTGTGTCTATATATTGAGTGTGTTGTAACACAATTTTAATTAACTTGAATCAAACAAGTTCTTCccattctctttctctctcacaaCTTGTCATATACTCCCTTATTTTTGTTAAGTCTTTCTCACTAATATTCTCTTTTAATCTCGTAAATAAGTCattctcacatggtatcagagcatacTGCTCTTGAGACCTGAATCGCTCTCTCGTTCTCTTTATTACTTCCGCAAACACTTGTGTTCCTAAgctgtttttttattttcaaaccaaaaaaaaaaaaaaaatggaaaagtcATCCAAAATCATTATTCCAGTTACTCTCAAAGGTGTAAATTATCTCttgtggtctaggcttgtgaaAACGGCCTTGGGAGGAAGAGGTCTCTGGTCATATGTAACATAAGACAAGCCCTCTAAAGAAACCGTCCAAGAAGGGGATGGTACTAAAGTAGTGGTGGCTAGCGAGGACAAATGGGACCAGGAGAATCTTTTGGTGTTGTCCATCATTCAAAGCAGCCTTGAGCCATCAATCTTGGAAGGTTACTCATACTGTGAAACTTCCAAAGAGTTGTGGAACACTCTCCAAAAGGTGTATGGCAACATTTCAAACATGAGTAGAGTATTTGAAGTCAAGAGGGCTATAAACTCACTCCACCAAGAAGACATGGACTTCAACCAGCATTTCGGCAAGTTCCGAGCCTTGTGggctgagttggagatgctgaggccaagcaccgTGGATCCAACTATCCTAAGAGACCGgagggagcaagacaaggtgtttgCTCTACTCCTCACATTGAATCCCGGCTACAATGACCTCATTAAGCACTTGCTTAGAGCCGAGAAGCTACCAACCTTGGAAGAGGTGTGCTCTCACATTCAAAAGGAGCAAGGATCTGTAGGTCTCTTTGGAGGAAAAGGGGAGCTTGTGCTGGCAAACCAAGCTGAAGGAACTGCAAACAAAAGTTACTACAAGCCGGAGGACAAGAAAAGTTGGGTATGTGATCACTGTAAGAAGAAAGGGCACGGGAAGGACAAGTGTTGGATTCTCCACCCACATCTCAAACCACAGAAGTTCAAAAATCCTTACTATAATGCAAGAGCCAACTTCTCTGATGACATAGGTGAACCAACTACTCCTCGTTCCATGAGATCTGCCTCAAGCAATAATCATGCCGGTGAAGGAAAAGCACTTGCATCCAGCAGCTCCGGTAGCGTGAGAACCAATCAGGATGAGTCCATCAgacgctctgataccatgtgagaatGACTTATTTACGAGATTAAAAGAGAATATTAGTGAGAAAGACTTAACAAAAATAAGGGAGTATATGACAAGttgtgagagagaaagagaatggGAAGAACTTGTTTGATTCAAGTTAATTAAAATTGTGTTACAACACACTCAATATATAGACACAGACATTATCCTGCGTAACAAGAGTAAATGATAAACTAATCTATGGTGTGTCATGCACTTCTTCCATCCAGAATGGTGTTTCACGCACTTATTCCACTTCAGGCTAGTGCTTGGACCACCTCACGCACTTCCTCCACTTGGTGTTTCACGTACATCTTCCACCCATACCTCAAGTAATTCATTATTCTAATGTTGCAGTGTAATTCATTATTCTAATGTTGCAGTATTCTCTTTAATCTTTATGCTTCGTCTCAACACTTACTGCGAAGTGATTTCTTATTACCTTCCGGGCAAAcacacgaaaaaaaaaacaaattaaatttagCAAAATAAACTCTAAATGTATGTGTTGGatgtataaaaataaaccaTTTTTCCTTATTGCGTTCCAGCTGTGAATCTATTATATGCATGATCATTTTTAGATGTGTGACGTCTTAACTGGTAGAGACGATGAGTATCGCTTTGCTTCAGCAGAATTTCAAATTCTGAAATAAACATTACATGAATAAAGTTAGTGGAGatggatctctctctctctctctctctctgtcttccATAAAAACCAATGTGAAGTGAGCAAACCTGAATCAATGGATTGGATCTCTCGGTTCATAGAGCCAGGTTTCATGAGAGGTGCAATAAAAGGCCGAGCGAACCTAGCAAAGGAAAGGCAAAAAGGGTCAAACCAATTTGGAatacaaaaatcaaaagaattaattaaaatttgcaGACACTCACATATCCAGAACATGTTTAAGTAGTTTTGACTCAGCAAAGAGGAAGAATATAGTATGATCATCATCTGTGGCTGCAATTGAGTCGCCTCCATGCATATTTAAGTAGTTATCAAGCTATAAGcaacaaaaaaatcattgtCTGTTAGCTATCTGACACATCAAATCATGTTAACTAAAAAGGTGAATCTTACAGCATTTTCCATGGGAAATTTATCAGAGCCTAGAACAGCATATGTTCTGCATTAACAGTTAAGAAAAGTATGGATGAGTAACTAATCATGGTCAATAATAAGTAGACAGCGCAAATAGTTCAGCTTACCAAGAAAATGGGCTAACCCCTGTGCTTCCGGAGGATCAAGGAAGTTGCCAGCCCTTACGGCCATAGATACAGCTGCTGGCGAACCATTCCATTCTAACTCTGGATCAGAGACGAGCAAAGCACAAAGCCCGTTCTTCAATTCTATCGATCTGAACTGTTTTTTACTGTTGGGAAGAGGAATTACGTCCTGAACATCCATGTTGGGGGTTATGTCTCCTAACAGGAAGAAGAAAATAGaggtaacaaaaacaaatcagaaataataaaaataattaattattttccttataaaaaaaacagagaagacAAGTGGAGCAAAATTTGTTCGTTAATTTGATGGTCCACAGAGTTAAAAGTAGACGAATAGAATAATACTAAATGTGATCTTTCTTCGTCAATAGCTTCAACATCTTTGATAATTACCGAAACCCCCAAAACCCTAGTCAATCTATCGAACAAAGGAAATCAAAATCCATCACGCAAATGCTAGAAACCAACGCATTTAACCCTACTTAATTACAGCTCTCTCTATATAACAAACGTTAGGTTAGGATCTAGAAATAGAACCTCGAAAATCGTAAGAGATAGTCCAGTCGTAGTCGTCA contains these protein-coding regions:
- the LOC106376330 gene encoding nardilysin-like, with the translated sequence MDVQDVIPLPNSKKQFRSIELKNGLCALLVSDPELEWNGSPAAVSMAVRAGNFLDPPEAQGLAHFLGSDKFPMENALDNYLNMHGGDSIAATDDDHTIFFLFAESKLLKHVLDMFARPFIAPLMKPGSMNREIQSIDSEFEILLKQSDTHRLYQLRRHTSKNDHAYNRFTAGTQ
- the LOC106376329 gene encoding nardilysin-like codes for the protein MNALLTRTKTFFADHYHGGSMKLCVIGGDSLTDLERWVRKYFDGVKDGPKSMHAINPPKPIWDASKLHVIESVEGLTALQLVWMLPPYSENNHLEMPEVYLIEVLSNQSKESLYGFFKEKDWVADIEVSLEGHLGDYRSGGRLFSFSLYLTNSGLKKKYEMINYVYQYIKLLRDMIPQEWVWNQYWKMKEIEFDCIDVSGMAANSPSDFARYLSGLYVCLIILFFFWVIAVDAYSPPTGQKKIETATINFFILSIYFQMMERKRRWI